The following proteins are co-located in the Bacteroidales bacterium genome:
- a CDS encoding Gfo/Idh/MocA family oxidoreductase: protein MSNKPSKVITRRGFIGTSAAAMAGLTIVPRHAVSGLGHKAPSDKLNVAGVGIGGRGRGVIEVVAKTENIVSLCDVDWSNNVNKVFQLYPSARKHKDFRLMLDADKDIDAVIIATPDHTHAVISLEAMRRGKHVYTEKPLTHTVKEARMLTEAAKQYKVATQMGNGGQAADGPRRLREMIWDGAIGPVREVHVWTDRPNRGLSDTYWPQGVKRPADTPPVPETLDWDLFIGPAPMRPYHPSYHPFNWRGWWDFGTGALGDIGCHSLDPVFRALKLKYPVSFQGVSTLVNEETYPLGSMVRYEFAARENMPALTLTWYDGGLRPPLIAELEPDMKMGPGGTLFVGDKGKVLDDKIVPKALRESYKRPDPYIPSSPGHEMEWILACKGGAPAGSNFEWAGPLTETVLLGNIPLRKELREKLSGQVLTFDPEKLTIPNLPEANKFLHKEYRKGWSL, encoded by the coding sequence ATGAGTAATAAACCTTCGAAAGTAATTACCCGCAGAGGATTTATCGGAACTTCTGCAGCTGCTATGGCCGGACTGACAATTGTCCCGCGCCATGCCGTTTCCGGTTTAGGTCATAAAGCCCCCAGTGATAAGTTAAATGTTGCCGGTGTTGGTATCGGAGGGAGAGGAAGGGGCGTTATTGAGGTGGTTGCCAAAACTGAAAATATTGTTTCTCTGTGCGATGTCGACTGGAGCAATAATGTAAATAAGGTATTTCAGCTGTATCCTTCAGCTCGCAAGCATAAGGACTTCAGACTGATGCTCGATGCTGACAAGGATATTGATGCTGTAATCATAGCCACTCCTGATCATACTCATGCTGTTATCAGTCTTGAGGCGATGCGGCGTGGCAAGCATGTTTATACAGAAAAGCCTCTTACCCATACTGTTAAGGAAGCAAGGATGCTGACTGAAGCTGCAAAACAGTACAAAGTCGCAACCCAGATGGGTAACGGCGGTCAGGCTGCCGATGGTCCACGCCGTCTGCGCGAAATGATCTGGGATGGCGCAATCGGACCGGTGCGTGAAGTGCATGTCTGGACCGACAGGCCAAACAGGGGACTATCAGATACTTACTGGCCACAGGGCGTTAAAAGACCTGCAGATACTCCTCCGGTACCTGAAACCCTCGACTGGGATCTGTTTATCGGTCCTGCTCCAATGAGACCCTATCATCCTTCATATCACCCGTTTAACTGGCGTGGCTGGTGGGACTTTGGTACCGGGGCTCTTGGCGATATTGGCTGCCACTCACTTGATCCTGTTTTCAGAGCATTGAAACTTAAATATCCTGTAAGCTTCCAGGGAGTATCAACGCTGGTTAATGAGGAGACCTATCCACTTGGCTCAATGGTTCGGTATGAATTTGCTGCACGTGAAAATATGCCTGCTCTAACTCTTACATGGTATGATGGTGGTCTCAGGCCGCCTCTTATTGCTGAGCTTGAACCGGATATGAAGATGGGTCCGGGAGGAACACTGTTTGTCGGAGATAAAGGCAAAGTACTTGATGATAAGATCGTTCCGAAAGCTTTGCGGGAATCATATAAAAGACCTGATCCGTATATTCCTTCTTCACCCGGACATGAGATGGAATGGATCCTGGCATGCAAGGGCGGGGCACCGGCAGGTTCTAATTTCGAATGGGCGGGACCGCTGACAGAAACAGTCCTGCTTGGTAATATCCCTCTAAGGAAGGAGCTGAGAGAGAAACTGAGCGGACAGGTATTAACTTTCGATCCTGAGAAACTCACAATTCCTAATCTGCCGGAAGCAAATAAATTCCTGCATAAAGAGTACCGGAAAGGCTGGAGTCTTTGA
- a CDS encoding DEAD/DEAH box helicase: protein MKTFSDLGISRNFIKALEEINIITPTEIQEKAIPFLIENGTDFIGQAQTGTGKTAAFGLPILQAINPDKPNVQALILSPTRELGQQIAKQLFKFTKHIPKKIFIESVYGGANIDEQVRSLRRPTHIVVATPGRLVDLLERKAIDLSFIRTVVLDEADEMLSMGFKKELDTILKSTAGKRHTWLFSATMPDEIKKIISSYMSPQAMRVEVNKNNIVNRDIEHKFLICSRLDKPEVLFQFLKSQGAGRGLVFCRTKVEAQTVTKRLQAKKVNVDALEGDMYQKDRDKVMRAFKNGKLQILIATDLAARGIDVKELAFVVHYQLPEKTEYYTHRSGRTGRAGNKGFSLTMITQREHEGLRKIEKELGITIKEIQR from the coding sequence TTGAAAACGTTCTCTGATTTAGGCATTTCCCGCAATTTCATCAAGGCATTAGAGGAAATCAACATTATCACACCTACTGAAATACAGGAAAAAGCCATTCCATTTCTTATTGAAAACGGAACTGATTTTATTGGTCAGGCACAGACCGGGACAGGAAAAACTGCAGCTTTCGGGCTTCCGATTCTGCAGGCAATTAATCCCGACAAACCAAATGTGCAGGCTCTCATTCTGTCACCCACACGCGAACTCGGACAACAGATTGCCAAACAGCTTTTTAAGTTCACAAAACATATTCCAAAGAAGATCTTTATAGAGTCTGTCTACGGAGGAGCAAACATTGACGAACAGGTTCGCTCACTCAGACGTCCGACACATATTGTAGTAGCCACACCAGGCCGTCTTGTTGATCTGCTTGAACGAAAAGCGATTGATCTCTCATTTATCAGGACAGTCGTTCTCGACGAAGCTGATGAGATGCTTAGCATGGGATTCAAGAAAGAGCTTGATACAATTCTGAAATCTACTGCAGGTAAGAGACATACATGGCTGTTCTCAGCAACAATGCCCGATGAAATCAAGAAAATCATTTCAAGCTACATGTCGCCGCAGGCTATGCGGGTTGAAGTAAACAAGAACAATATTGTAAACAGGGATATCGAGCACAAATTTCTGATCTGTTCCCGTCTGGACAAGCCTGAAGTACTTTTTCAGTTCCTTAAATCGCAGGGTGCTGGAAGAGGATTGGTATTCTGCAGGACAAAGGTTGAAGCGCAGACCGTAACAAAGAGGCTCCAGGCCAAGAAGGTGAATGTTGATGCCCTGGAGGGAGACATGTACCAGAAAGACCGCGATAAGGTTATGAGAGCGTTTAAAAACGGCAAATTACAGATCCTTATAGCCACCGACCTTGCAGCAAGAGGTATTGATGTAAAAGAACTTGCTTTTGTGGTTCATTACCAGCTGCCCGAAAAAACAGAATATTATACTCACCGAAGCGGAAGAACGGGAAGGGCAGGGAATAAGGGATTTTCTTTAACTATGATCACACAAAGGGAGCATGAGGGGCTAAGGAAGATAGAAAAAGAGCTGGGGATTACGATTAAGGAGATACAAAGATAA
- a CDS encoding Gfo/Idh/MocA family oxidoreductase: MENSSRRDFVKKSLLTGAGLIILPQIIRNNAYAASPNKLIQFAQIGCGRQGSVDYAGTMRHTDLCRIVAVCDLDSKRVDIAKNKIETFYKEKGETNVSIKTYHDFQEVLANPDIDAVIVSVPDHQHALVAVQAVLAGKDVYCQKPLTYAISEAIALRTAVRAKKRILQTGSQQRSEKPWNTFRIASEAVRNGRIGKVHTVSIGIGIDRIKGVKPAPQTPPSTFDYERWLGPVSDQPYMELRCHPQDSIDGRPGWITTEDFGLGMITNWGAHHMDIAQWALGMELSGPQTVEAKAEFMKDDVWTVHTTYHAEMMYPGNIKVILDNKFTNGILFEGSEGTVFCARGSERVTASDPVSTVDKKGPLWASNDKILYPRVGPEGKVWMPSPDHYRNWLESIISRQDPIAPVDQSCRSLEACAVAWIGMKLGRKLTWDAKKEMFKGDKEANAMLSRKARKPEYDLALIMKKAKL, encoded by the coding sequence ATGGAAAACAGTTCCCGTCGCGATTTTGTGAAGAAATCCCTGTTAACAGGTGCAGGTCTTATCATCCTGCCTCAGATTATAAGGAACAATGCTTATGCTGCTTCACCAAATAAATTAATTCAGTTTGCACAGATCGGCTGCGGTCGTCAGGGTTCTGTCGATTATGCCGGAACAATGAGGCACACTGATCTTTGCCGTATTGTTGCTGTATGCGACCTTGACTCCAAAAGGGTTGACATAGCAAAAAATAAAATTGAAACTTTCTATAAGGAAAAGGGAGAAACCAATGTAAGTATCAAAACTTACCACGATTTCCAGGAGGTTCTGGCAAATCCCGATATAGATGCAGTTATTGTAAGTGTTCCTGATCACCAGCATGCACTCGTTGCTGTACAGGCTGTTCTGGCAGGTAAAGATGTTTATTGCCAGAAACCTCTCACATATGCAATATCTGAAGCAATTGCACTTCGTACCGCTGTCAGGGCAAAGAAAAGAATTTTGCAGACAGGAAGTCAGCAGCGTTCAGAGAAGCCATGGAACACTTTTCGCATCGCCAGTGAAGCAGTCCGTAATGGCCGCATAGGAAAAGTACATACAGTTAGTATTGGTATAGGAATAGACAGAATAAAGGGAGTTAAACCTGCTCCTCAGACTCCTCCGTCAACTTTTGATTATGAACGTTGGCTGGGCCCGGTATCTGATCAGCCTTATATGGAACTTAGATGTCACCCGCAGGATAGTATCGATGGCAGACCAGGATGGATAACAACCGAGGATTTTGGTCTTGGTATGATAACCAACTGGGGAGCTCACCATATGGATATTGCTCAATGGGCACTCGGAATGGAACTTAGCGGTCCTCAGACAGTTGAGGCAAAGGCGGAATTCATGAAGGATGATGTATGGACAGTTCATACAACTTATCATGCCGAGATGATGTATCCTGGAAACATTAAGGTTATCCTCGATAATAAATTCACTAACGGTATTTTATTTGAAGGAAGTGAAGGAACTGTATTCTGTGCAAGGGGTAGTGAAAGAGTTACTGCAAGCGATCCGGTTTCAACTGTTGACAAAAAAGGTCCGCTCTGGGCCAGCAATGATAAGATCCTTTATCCGAGAGTAGGACCTGAGGGTAAAGTATGGATGCCAAGTCCTGATCATTACCGCAACTGGCTCGAAAGTATAATCAGCAGACAGGATCCTATTGCTCCAGTAGATCAGTCATGCCGCAGTCTCGAAGCCTGCGCTGTTGCCTGGATAGGTATGAAGCTTGGCCGTAAGCTTACCTGGGATGCTAAGAAAGAGATGTTTAAAGGCGATAAGGAAGCAAATGCAATGCTTTCACGCAAAGCCCGCAAACCGGAATATGACCTGGCTTTAATTATGAAAAAAGCCAAACTATAA
- a CDS encoding efflux RND transporter periplasmic adaptor subunit, whose amino-acid sequence MKIFKLSIAAIIFLALIISCSSNKKAQLEKLKLQHTEITEEIKNLENELKLSGTDSLDTDKFKFVGITNVTTGIFDHFIKVQGKLDGDQNAAVFAEAPGTVSAKYADVGHRVTKGQVLAQIDDQQYRSQLESLETQYNFASEMFDKQKRLWDQKIGSEVQYLQSKTSKESLEQQIASLKQQIEKFKIKSPITGTVEECNIKVGGVVTPDPRLAAYRVVEFKNLKVTAEVSEAYASRVQKGDKLFVTFPDAKKQVETEVSFVSKYINPVNRTFLIETNINSSSPDLKANMIAIIQINDYHSENSVIVPMNLIQTDDEGSYVYVIRPKEKFNAAFKQPVVIGNSYNGIAEVVKGLGAGDKVVSTGYQELIDGELVRF is encoded by the coding sequence ATGAAAATCTTCAAATTAAGTATAGCAGCAATAATCTTTTTGGCTCTTATAATTTCATGCAGCAGCAACAAGAAAGCACAGCTTGAAAAATTAAAGCTTCAGCACACTGAGATCACAGAAGAGATTAAAAACCTGGAAAACGAACTGAAGTTATCCGGTACTGATTCTTTAGATACTGATAAATTCAAATTTGTTGGTATTACAAATGTCACTACAGGAATATTTGATCACTTCATTAAGGTTCAGGGTAAGCTCGACGGAGATCAGAATGCCGCTGTTTTTGCAGAGGCACCGGGTACAGTTTCAGCAAAGTATGCCGACGTAGGTCATCGTGTAACCAAAGGTCAGGTTCTGGCTCAGATTGACGATCAGCAGTACCGCAGTCAGCTCGAGAGTCTCGAAACACAGTATAATTTTGCTTCTGAAATGTTCGATAAGCAGAAGAGGCTTTGGGACCAGAAAATTGGAAGTGAAGTTCAGTACCTTCAGTCAAAAACATCCAAAGAGTCTTTGGAGCAGCAGATTGCTTCACTTAAGCAGCAGATTGAGAAATTTAAGATAAAATCTCCGATTACCGGAACTGTGGAAGAATGCAACATTAAAGTTGGGGGAGTGGTTACTCCCGATCCGCGTCTGGCCGCTTACAGGGTTGTGGAATTCAAAAATCTTAAAGTCACCGCTGAAGTTTCCGAGGCTTATGCTTCACGTGTTCAGAAAGGGGATAAGCTATTTGTGACTTTCCCTGATGCTAAAAAACAGGTTGAGACTGAAGTCTCATTTGTAAGTAAATATATTAATCCTGTTAACCGTACATTTCTTATTGAAACGAATATAAACAGCAGTTCTCCTGACCTTAAGGCAAATATGATTGCAATAATCCAGATCAACGATTATCATTCGGAAAATTCTGTAATTGTTCCAATGAATCTTATCCAGACCGATGATGAAGGCAGTTATGTTTATGTAATTCGACCGAAAGAAAAGTTCAATGCAGCTTTCAAACAGCCTGTTGTAATTGGAAACAGCTACAACGGTATTGCCGAGGTTGTTAAAGGATTAGGGGCAGGTGATAAAGTTGTCTCGACCGGATATCAGGAACTGATTGATGGAGAATTAGTAAGGTTTTAA
- a CDS encoding Xaa-Pro dipeptidyl-peptidase, whose amino-acid sequence MRRIIFLLSVLVITQLFNQLDLIGQAKTIVPVIINGEAQKIPEFENAADWIKHDLWVETEFDSDGDGKPDRMHVDVTRPKQTDSEGIKLPVIYESSPYFAGTAGNDKELFWNVQQELNTQQSGHIHPPQIQIRGKRPVISTSQLKWIPYGFIVVHSSAPGTGLSQGCPTIGTDIERLAPKAVIDWLNGRAKGYSTADSTEEVKAYWTTGKVGMTGTSYNGTIPFAAATTGVEGLEAIIPVSPNNSYYHYYRSNGLVRSPGGYLGEDVDVLYDFVHSNPDNCAYCDSVVRDGEMANGQDRVKGDYNDFWEKRDLMNDIGAFKAAILMAHGFNDWNVMPSHSTRFIKVLEEKGVPVQVYLHQGGHGGEPPFTMMNRWFTRYLFGVENGVENDPKAFIVRENDNRLKPTPYAAYPNPDASPVEFYLSSGAPGYGKLGLKKTKKQGKETLVDDFSKSGSDLAQSKNSENRLLFLTPVLKEPLHISGTTTIKIRASSDKPAVNLSVWMVQLPWNGEKNAKITDNIITRGWADLQNHKSLTESEPLVPGKFYDMTFELEPDDQIIPAGKQIVLMIFSSDKEFTLHPQPGTKLTVDIDKTSITIPVVGGASKILF is encoded by the coding sequence ATGAGAAGAATAATATTCTTGTTATCTGTATTGGTAATTACACAGTTGTTCAATCAATTGGACCTTATTGGTCAGGCCAAAACAATTGTTCCTGTAATTATCAATGGTGAAGCACAAAAAATACCCGAATTTGAAAATGCCGCAGATTGGATCAAACATGACCTTTGGGTGGAAACCGAATTTGACTCCGACGGCGATGGTAAACCGGACAGAATGCATGTGGATGTCACACGTCCTAAACAGACAGATAGTGAGGGAATTAAGCTTCCTGTTATATATGAATCAAGTCCTTACTTTGCCGGAACTGCAGGTAACGATAAGGAACTATTCTGGAATGTGCAGCAGGAATTGAATACTCAGCAATCGGGACATATTCACCCTCCTCAGATACAAATAAGGGGAAAACGTCCTGTAATTTCTACATCGCAGCTTAAATGGATCCCTTATGGATTTATAGTGGTTCATTCCTCTGCTCCCGGAACAGGATTATCGCAGGGGTGTCCGACAATCGGAACGGATATTGAACGTCTGGCGCCTAAGGCAGTTATCGACTGGCTGAATGGCCGCGCAAAAGGTTATTCCACTGCCGATAGCACTGAAGAGGTTAAGGCTTACTGGACAACCGGTAAAGTCGGGATGACAGGTACTTCTTATAACGGCACAATTCCGTTTGCAGCTGCAACTACCGGAGTTGAAGGTCTTGAGGCGATTATTCCGGTTTCTCCGAATAATTCATACTATCATTATTACAGATCCAATGGTCTGGTACGCAGTCCTGGAGGATACCTCGGGGAGGATGTTGATGTTCTCTATGATTTTGTCCACTCCAATCCGGATAATTGTGCTTACTGCGACAGTGTTGTAAGAGATGGTGAAATGGCAAATGGACAGGATCGTGTAAAAGGCGATTACAACGACTTTTGGGAAAAGCGCGATCTGATGAACGATATAGGGGCATTTAAAGCAGCCATACTTATGGCTCATGGATTCAACGACTGGAATGTTATGCCGAGCCACAGTACACGTTTTATTAAAGTTCTGGAGGAGAAGGGAGTACCTGTTCAGGTGTACCTGCACCAGGGAGGACATGGTGGCGAACCACCTTTTACAATGATGAACAGATGGTTTACCCGCTACCTGTTCGGCGTGGAAAACGGCGTGGAAAATGATCCCAAAGCATTCATTGTCAGGGAGAATGACAACAGGTTAAAACCAACACCTTATGCAGCTTATCCGAATCCTGATGCTTCTCCGGTTGAGTTTTATCTTTCATCCGGAGCCCCTGGTTATGGTAAACTCGGATTGAAAAAGACAAAGAAGCAGGGTAAGGAGACTCTTGTTGATGATTTCTCCAAAAGCGGAAGCGATCTGGCACAATCAAAGAATTCAGAGAACAGACTTCTGTTTCTTACTCCGGTATTGAAGGAGCCACTTCATATCTCAGGTACAACCACAATAAAAATCAGGGCTTCAAGCGATAAGCCGGCCGTCAACCTCTCAGTCTGGATGGTACAGCTTCCATGGAATGGTGAGAAGAATGCAAAGATCACTGATAATATTATTACCAGGGGATGGGCAGATCTTCAGAATCACAAATCATTGACTGAGAGTGAACCGCTGGTTCCGGGTAAGTTTTATGACATGACCTTCGAACTCGAGCCCGACGACCAGATAATACCGGCAGGGAAACAGATTGTTTTAATGATCTTCTCCAGTGACAAGGAATTTACACTTCATCCGCAACCGGGCACAAAACTTACTGTCGATATTGATAAAACTTCAATTACAATACCTGTAGTTGGTGGAGCCTCAAAGATATTATTTTGA
- a CDS encoding efflux RND transporter permease subunit, with the protein MEKKYKEFFATSWAIDNKISVYVLVFIISVFGIMNYYTIPKEQIPEIVIPNIIVNSVYPGTSPSDIENLVTRPLEKNLKSISGVKKITSRSVQDFSAIIVEFNTGIEIKDAKQKVMDAVDKTKRVLPNDPSFMEPSVMEIDLSELPIQYINLSGDMPLDRLKQYADDLQDRIEGLKEITRVEIGGALDREIQIDIDMYKMKAASLTFRDVEQAVSLNNMTVSGGNVDLQGMSRSIRVVGEVKNVDELRNIVINTSSGAQIKLMDIAHVVDGFKKAENYARYDGKNVVTLNVIKKSGQNLLDAADQIQVIIADMQKTKFPSNLIVEVTGDTSRYTRNTVNELNNTIIIGFILVTIVLMFFMGLVNAIFVGFSIPLSMAIAYIFLPWIGFTMNMLVMFAFIFALGIVVDDAIVVIENTHRIHKKTKMDISHSAKAAAGEVFVPILSGTLTTLAPFFPLAFWPGVVGSFMVFIPVTLIITLFASLIVAYIFNPVFAVDFMKHDEEDRPVALSKLYKITAVIAAAAIPFYFLKLPGVANFLVFIAISFMLHNLFGYKVLRKFQTKVIPSMMRLYERTLVWVLKGRRPVFILWGMIGLFAFTLVLNNIVKTKVVFFPDNEPNTINTFVKMPVGTDITVTDSVARVVENRIMSVLGENNPIVESVVTNVAFLASDNNFDNSSKSSNLAKIAVNFVEFANRKGESTGAYMNRMRSALKDIAGAEIVVDKTKMGPPTGKPINIEISGEDLKQLASTSDRFRRFVDSLQIGGIEELKSDFATTKPELIINLDRERANFEGISAAVVGDAIRTGQLGKEISKYREGENQYPIMLRFEENQRKDIEQLLNLTITYRDMNSGLLRQIPLSVVANIDYVNSYGQINRLNLKRVITVSSNVIEGYNANEINARLRKLIPQFPKSSEVDIRITGEQEDQKESMIFLSKAMILSLFLIMFILITQFNSMSKTLIIISEVIFSLIGVLLGYMIFGMTISIIMTGMGIIALAGIVVRNGILLVEFTDVLKADGMKTRKAIIEAGKTRITPVILTATAAILGLIPLAIGMNINFGTLFSELNPHLHFGGDNVMFFGPLSWTIIFGLSFATFLTLILIPVMYFVIYSRNIRRQRRKSNYIRAIN; encoded by the coding sequence ATGGAAAAAAAATACAAGGAATTTTTTGCAACCAGCTGGGCTATTGACAATAAAATAAGTGTCTATGTGCTGGTGTTTATAATATCGGTTTTCGGGATAATGAACTATTACACAATCCCTAAAGAACAGATCCCTGAGATTGTGATCCCTAACATAATTGTTAACTCTGTTTACCCTGGAACTTCGCCTTCCGATATTGAGAATCTTGTTACCAGGCCGCTTGAGAAGAACCTGAAATCAATAAGTGGTGTCAAGAAGATTACCTCGCGATCAGTGCAGGATTTTTCCGCAATTATTGTCGAGTTTAATACCGGCATTGAAATTAAGGATGCCAAACAGAAAGTTATGGATGCTGTTGATAAAACCAAAAGGGTTTTGCCAAATGATCCCTCTTTCATGGAGCCATCTGTAATGGAGATTGACCTCTCTGAGCTTCCGATTCAGTATATAAACCTTTCCGGTGATATGCCGCTTGACAGACTGAAGCAATATGCTGACGACCTGCAGGATCGTATTGAAGGTCTGAAAGAGATTACCCGTGTTGAGATAGGAGGAGCCCTCGATCGTGAAATACAGATAGATATCGATATGTATAAGATGAAAGCTGCAAGTCTCACGTTCAGGGATGTGGAACAGGCAGTAAGTCTGAATAACATGACCGTTTCGGGAGGAAATGTTGATCTGCAGGGGATGAGCCGTTCAATACGTGTTGTTGGTGAAGTAAAAAATGTTGATGAATTGCGCAATATTGTTATTAACACATCAAGCGGTGCTCAAATAAAACTGATGGATATTGCTCATGTGGTTGACGGTTTTAAAAAAGCCGAGAATTACGCCCGCTATGATGGAAAAAACGTTGTTACCCTTAACGTAATTAAAAAGAGCGGTCAGAATCTTCTCGATGCTGCAGATCAGATACAGGTGATTATAGCAGATATGCAGAAGACTAAATTCCCTTCAAATCTGATTGTTGAGGTTACCGGCGATACTTCCCGTTATACCAGGAATACGGTTAATGAGCTTAACAATACAATCATAATCGGATTTATTCTTGTTACAATTGTTCTGATGTTCTTCATGGGACTTGTGAATGCCATCTTTGTCGGTTTTTCTATTCCGTTATCAATGGCAATAGCATATATATTCCTGCCCTGGATAGGATTCACTATGAACATGCTGGTTATGTTCGCCTTTATCTTTGCGCTGGGAATTGTAGTGGACGACGCAATTGTTGTCATTGAAAACACGCACAGGATCCATAAGAAGACAAAAATGGATATATCCCATTCGGCAAAGGCAGCTGCAGGGGAGGTATTTGTCCCTATTTTATCGGGGACACTCACTACGCTTGCTCCATTTTTCCCTCTGGCATTCTGGCCCGGGGTTGTAGGCAGTTTCATGGTATTCATACCTGTCACTCTTATCATAACACTGTTTGCCTCACTTATAGTCGCTTATATTTTTAATCCGGTTTTTGCTGTCGATTTTATGAAACACGATGAAGAAGACAGACCGGTAGCATTATCAAAATTGTATAAAATCACCGCCGTTATTGCAGCAGCAGCTATCCCGTTCTATTTTCTGAAATTGCCGGGTGTTGCGAACTTTCTCGTCTTTATCGCGATATCGTTCATGCTTCATAATCTGTTCGGCTATAAGGTTTTGCGCAAATTCCAGACTAAGGTTATTCCTTCAATGATGAGGCTTTACGAAAGAACACTTGTTTGGGTGTTAAAAGGAAGAAGACCTGTTTTTATCCTGTGGGGTATGATTGGCTTATTCGCTTTTACTTTGGTTCTGAACAATATCGTAAAAACAAAAGTTGTATTCTTTCCTGACAATGAGCCAAATACGATAAACACCTTCGTTAAAATGCCTGTCGGTACCGATATTACTGTTACCGACTCAGTCGCAAGGGTTGTTGAAAACAGAATAATGAGCGTTCTCGGAGAAAATAATCCGATAGTTGAATCAGTGGTTACAAATGTAGCATTTCTTGCCTCGGATAATAACTTTGATAACTCAAGCAAATCTTCAAACCTGGCCAAAATAGCAGTTAACTTTGTTGAATTCGCCAACAGAAAAGGTGAGAGCACCGGTGCCTATATGAACAGGATGCGGTCGGCCCTCAAAGATATCGCCGGAGCAGAAATTGTTGTCGACAAGACAAAAATGGGTCCGCCAACCGGGAAACCGATCAATATTGAGATCTCAGGAGAGGATCTGAAACAGCTGGCATCAACTTCTGACAGGTTCAGAAGATTTGTAGATTCATTACAGATAGGCGGAATTGAAGAACTCAAATCTGACTTTGCTACAACAAAACCTGAACTTATTATAAATCTCGACCGTGAAAGAGCCAACTTTGAAGGAATAAGTGCTGCAGTTGTTGGTGATGCAATCCGCACAGGTCAACTTGGTAAGGAAATATCAAAATACAGGGAAGGAGAAAATCAATATCCTATTATGCTTCGTTTTGAAGAGAATCAGCGCAAGGATATTGAGCAGCTTCTGAATCTTACAATAACATACCGTGATATGAACTCAGGCTTATTGAGGCAGATTCCTCTGTCGGTTGTTGCAAATATAGATTACGTTAACAGCTATGGCCAGATAAACAGGCTTAACCTGAAAAGGGTTATTACAGTCTCTTCCAATGTTATTGAAGGGTATAACGCAAATGAGATTAATGCCCGTTTGAGAAAGCTGATACCTCAGTTCCCGAAATCATCTGAAGTTGATATACGTATAACCGGCGAGCAGGAAGATCAGAAAGAATCAATGATATTCCTTTCAAAAGCTATGATTCTGTCACTCTTCCTTATCATGTTTATTCTTATCACCCAGTTTAATTCAATGTCGAAGACCCTCATAATAATTTCAGAGGTGATCTTCAGCCTTATTGGAGTACTCCTTGGATATATGATATTCGGCATGACAATCTCAATTATTATGACTGGTATGGGTATCATTGCACTGGCAGGAATAGTTGTGAGGAACGGAATACTGCTGGTGGAGTTTACAGATGTCCTGAAAGCAGATGGTATGAAAACACGAAAAGCAATCATTGAAGCCGGGAAAACACGTATTACTCCTGTGATACTCACAGCTACGGCTGCGATCCTCGGACTTATACCACTTGCAATCGGAATGAATATTAACTTCGGAACTCTCTTTTCAGAATTAAACCCTCACCTGCATTTTGGCGGTGATAATGTAATGTTCTTTGGACCATTATCATGGACGATAATCTTCGGATTAAGTTTCGCGACATTTTTAACACTGATTCTTATTCCGGTGATGTATTTTGTAATTTATTCAAGGAATATCAGACGGCAGCGTCGAAAATCCAATTATATTAGAGCCATTAATTAA